The Streptomyces sp. NL15-2K genome contains a region encoding:
- a CDS encoding alpha/beta hydrolase — MAFSPRIQARGIQLLLGGMISRVHKDLRFTDIPKHTEPLRVETGAGPVNCTVYRPSATTGTPAPVYVNFHGGGFVVGRPEQDDHICRYIAATADCVVINVDYAVAPQRPFPAPVTQAYDVTAWVAENGPANNWDGSRLAVGGHSAGANLTAAVCRLARDRSAFSPRLQILDSAPLDMVTDPAAKLSPLAKPLLSPQIMRVFTAAYVPDPADRADPFVSPALADDLAGLPPALVITAENDRLRDEGDAYAKALDAVGVPVTHRVFEGVDHYFTHTGPVQVGKEAIELMAATLRTALSA; from the coding sequence ATGGCGTTCAGCCCCAGAATCCAGGCCAGAGGGATCCAGTTGCTGCTCGGCGGCATGATCTCCCGCGTGCACAAGGACCTGCGCTTCACCGACATCCCGAAGCACACGGAGCCTCTCCGGGTGGAGACCGGCGCCGGACCGGTGAACTGCACCGTCTACCGCCCGTCTGCCACCACCGGCACTCCCGCCCCGGTGTACGTCAACTTCCACGGCGGTGGCTTCGTCGTCGGCCGCCCCGAGCAGGACGACCACATCTGCCGCTACATAGCCGCCACGGCCGACTGCGTCGTGATCAACGTGGACTACGCCGTCGCCCCGCAGCGGCCGTTCCCCGCACCCGTCACCCAGGCCTACGACGTCACCGCGTGGGTCGCCGAGAACGGCCCCGCCAACAACTGGGACGGCTCGCGACTCGCCGTGGGCGGACACAGCGCCGGGGCCAACCTGACCGCCGCCGTGTGCCGACTGGCCCGTGACCGAAGCGCCTTCTCACCGCGACTCCAGATCCTCGACTCCGCGCCGCTCGACATGGTCACCGATCCCGCAGCCAAGCTGTCGCCCCTCGCCAAGCCGCTGCTCAGCCCCCAGATCATGCGGGTCTTCACGGCCGCCTACGTCCCGGACCCGGCCGACCGTGCCGACCCCTTCGTCTCTCCCGCGCTGGCCGACGACCTCGCCGGACTGCCGCCCGCCTTGGTCATCACCGCGGAGAACGATCGCCTGCGCGACGAGGGCGACGCCTACGCCAAGGCCCTGGACGCCGTGGGCGTCCCGGTCACCCACCGCGTCTTCGAGGGCGTCGACCACTACTTCACACACACCGGCCCGGTGCAGGTCGGCAAGGAGGCCATCGAGCTGATGGCCGCCACCCTGCGCACCGCACTCAGCGCGTGA